In the genome of Hevea brasiliensis isolate MT/VB/25A 57/8 chromosome 14, ASM3005281v1, whole genome shotgun sequence, the window ACCACTATAAGAAATAAAATTGCTTCCAAATATCGCTAGGATGCACTATTAATatacaaattcaattaaaaacgaaaaaaaaaattatggcgcCTCAGAACTTCTGTGAATTGAACACCGACAAGATACGTATGTGGGCTTCAAAAGTTTAAATAATACAATTCACTGCCTTAATACAAGTGCTAGAGAGTGTTTAATCCCATGTTTAGCAAGGTGTAGGGCTAAACCACTGCACCAAATgtgtctcccccccccccccccccctctttctTCTGTtcaaccaaaaataaaaaaagaatataGAAATTGGTGTAAAATACCAGTATCAAAGCTAAACAGTAAGGTTACAAAAATTACCCTTATTGTACTGTCCATGGAACCAGAGTAAAGCCAATCCCTTCCAATAGTTAAGCATATCACAGCACCAGTATGGCCTTTCAAAGATGTGGCATGTTCAAAAGGATTTGGGTTTTCTGTACTCCCTTTCCATGCCAAAATGGAACCATCCTACAAACCCAAAAAAGAAAAGGATCGGAATACTTCATTTTTTAAGATCAAATGTGCAGTATAACAATTAAACACGAACATTCCAACAAATGGTGCCCTACATCAGTGCCTTACAATTAAATTTAAGAAGGGCAAATAATAACGTTGCACCAAAAAATAATGCATCAACTCTAAACTTCCACATCATGCAACAATTattagaagaaaaagaaagaacctTCTTGTTCCACCATTACCTGTGCCCCCGCAAAAAGCGTATCAGAAGAAACAGTCATAGCATAAACTTGCCCAACTGGTCCATTAAGATTATAGTCAGCAGCTGTCTCGATGTTCCACGCCTGCAAAATCACATACAAAACCACCCTAGCTCAAAAGCTGAAACTAACCCAGCTCAATAAAGCACTCCAAGCAAGATATGATCTAACCTTAACAACATTTGGCAAGCCTACAAATATCCATGGGCCTTCACTGATTAAAGACCCAATTTCATCACCAAGATTTATCACCCTTGTGGACTGACCAGTATGACAATCCCAAACATGTACTGTTCCATCACTGCTTCCTGAATAAAGCTTATCAGATCCTGAAGGAAGTGCCACCCCACAGACAGCCTAGCATAAGAAAACTCATCAATGAAATTCATCCAATCATACATAGGTTTACACGTTAAGCAATTGTGCACATAATTTTGTCTACATGTAAAAGTAAACACACAATAGATCCTGCATcaaaaacagaaaaggaagaagaagaagaagttcaACAAAATGATTACCTGAGTGTGTCCCTTGAGGTTTGCCAGCAGTGAAAACCAATCCCCACGAAACCATGAATGCAAGAACTGGCACCCATCACCTTTAATACAACTGCCTGACATCCAGTAATCACACGCCTTATTTGAGCTCTTGTTAACGGTTTTATCTTCAGAAGCATCGGAGCACTTGCTGGACGCTCCTATCTCCTCCATATTTCCCGAATCTGTGCTGGTGCAGGAAATGGAGCTCTcctcaatacttttatattcagacACACCACCTCCAGTAGCTGAAGCCAAAGAATTACTAGGATTGGGGCGCTTCCTAGGCAGATGCTTATCATCATGATTGGAACTCTTCTGAACAGTTTTAGCTTCAGATCCTGCCATTGAATTGCCTAGGCCGTAGCTAGACCTCCTCATCGACTGTCCCTCCAGTAAAACATTGGATTCCTTAGAGGTTCTGCGGTAAACATTAGGAGGTAGTGATTCTCTGTGCATGAACCTACACGGGTTTCTATTACACTTTCCCCGCATCCAGAAGCGACAAACAATGTTGCTATGCGCAGCTCCTCCTCCAAGTCGTCTATGAACGGCCTCAGCTCCCATGCTAAAAGGACAAAACACGATAGCAGAATGAACAAGTTGAACCATACAATCTTTGGCGATTCAGTTTTCTCTGACGCGATCAAAACTAAAACCCTAATCGGAGTCAGAGAAAGCATAGCAAAAGATCCCAATATAAAGCTGTTCATCTCTTATTTGCAAATGCTTACGCTTCAGAAATAAACTGATTCCCCACAATAAACCTTAATAAAAATGGTAAAGAAAGATCCAGCCAGATAAACCATATAATATCCACACACTGATAAGGCAACCAAATCCTCATATCTCTACACTGTCAAAATCCACCAATTGTAGTCTGTAACTAGTTATAATCTAGAATCTTGAAATCCAATCGCCGATCCTCCAGCAAAAGCAAACGAAAATAAAAGAAAGTCTAAGAATGAAACCCTAAATATCCACCAAAGACAAGCAAATAAACTGGATTTGATCATCATCGCAACAGATTCCTCGGCGATCATAGCTTCTTGGTGATCCATAAAAGGATGATGATGATAAAGAAACCCTAAAATGATTGTGATGAACAGATTGCAAACCTTATTATGTAAAAGAACACAGAAGATCGATCAAGCTTCCGAAGTATTCTTGTTGATCGATCGGGAGATCACAAAAGAGAGACCACGACGCGACGGTGAACAGGTAAAACGAAAGATGCGTAGGTATTACGTTTGGAAAAAGCGGGACAATTTTGCGTTTGAGTTTATTTATAATGGACCTCCGCCTAATTCTAATCCAGTTGATTAGGGATTTTTTTATTCAAAGATATCCCTTCTTCAACAATTATCTTCAGAATTAATCCTTATCTTAtagataatatataaaaaaaataatcctCATTTTGCAAttaaaaatcaaagtaaaaataaaacattaaataattacaaaaattaaatttaaatgattttatatgtaatttatttataaatttttaaaatatactcatttttttattattaatttatagagattttATCTTCCAAACTCTAATTGGTTATaagctaaaaaattaaaaatatcttATTTTATCAATAATTATCTTTAGCAAATATGAGAAGATCCTCatcttataaataaaaaaataaaaataagagtaaaaataaagtaattaatttaaataattataaaaaatactaAAGCTAAATGATTgcttctaattttttaaaatttcttattaCCGTAGTTAAAATTAAAAGCATTGTTTGGATTAGAGATTTgagataattaataaaaatttcaatgaTTACTTTAAACTAGTTTCGTAAATGTACTCTTCAACCCTTTGAATTACTGCATTTCAAAAAGTTGTAAAATTAGAACTGTTGTCAATCAGTTGTTGCTGTTT includes:
- the LOC131172624 gene encoding zinc finger CCCH domain-containing protein 48-like isoform X2, which gives rise to MGAEAVHRRLGGGAAHSNIVCRFWMRGKCNRNPCRFMHRESLPPNVYRRTSKESNVLLEGQSMRRSSYGLGNSMAGSEAKTVQKSSNHDDKHLPRKRPNPSNSLASATGGGVSEYKSIEESSISCTSTDSGNMEEIGASSKCSDASEDKTVNKSSNKACDYWMSGSCIKGDGCQFLHSWFRGDWFSLLANLKGHTQAVCGVALPSGSDKLYSGSSDGTVHVWDCHTGQSTRVINLGDEIGSLISEGPWIFVGLPNVVKAWNIETAADYNLNGPVGQVYAMTVSSDTLFAGAQDGSILAWKGSTENPNPFEHATSLKGHTGAVICLTIGRDWLYSGSMDSTIRAWELDTLQCIHTLNGHVDAVMSLICWDEYLLSCSLDRTIKVWASTKEGNIEVIYTHEKEHGAIALFGMHDVEDKPVLFCSCNDNSIYLYDLPSFNERGRIFSKGEVKTIETGPGGLFFTGDGTGLLNVWKLAESHGRVLQVA
- the LOC131172624 gene encoding zinc finger CCCH domain-containing protein 63-like isoform X3, translating into MVQLVHSAIVFCPFSMGAEAVHRRLGGGAAHSNIVCRFWMRGKCNRNPCRFMHRESLPPNVYRRTSKESNVLLEGQSMRRSSYGLGNSMAGSEAKTVQKSSNHDDKHLPRKRPNPSNSLASATGGGVSEYKSIEESSISCTSTDSGNMEEIGASSKCSDASEDKTVNKSSNKACDYWMSGSCIKGDGCQFLHSWFRGDWFSLLANLKGHTQAVCGVALPSGSDKLYSGSSDGTVHVWDCHTGQSTRVINLGDEIGSLISEGPWIFVGLPNVVKAWNIETAADYNLNGPVGQVYAMTVSSDTLFAGAQDGSILAWKGSTENPNPFEHATSLKGHTGAVICLTIGRDWLYSGSMDSTIRAWELDTLQCIHTLNGHVDAVMSLICWDEYLLSCSLDRTIKVWASTKEGNIEVIYTHEKEHIQREGQDFFEGRSKNDRDRSWWSFFHW
- the LOC131172624 gene encoding zinc finger CCCH domain-containing protein 63-like isoform X4, which gives rise to MVQLVHSAIVFCPFSMGAEAVHRRLGGGAAHSNIVCRFWMRGKCNRNPCRFMHRESLPPNVYRRTSKESNVLLEGQSMRRSSYGLGNSMAGSEAKTVQKSSNHDDKHLPRKRPNPSNSLASATGGGVSEYKSIEESSISCTSTDSGNMEEIGASSKCSDASEDKTVNKSSNKACDYWMSGSCIKGDGCQFLHSWFRGDWFSLLANLKGHTQAVCGVALPSGSDKLYSGSSDGTVHVWDCHTGQSTRVINLGDEIGSLISEGPWIFVGLPNVVKAWNIETAADYNLNGPVGQVYAMTVSSDTLFAGAQDGSILAWKGSTENPNPFEHATSLKGHTGAVICLTIGRDWLYSGSMDSTIRGAIALFGMHDVEDKPVLFCSCNDNSIYLYDLPSFNERGRIFSKGEVKTIETGPGGLFFTGDGTGLLNVWKLAESHGRVLQVA
- the LOC131172624 gene encoding zinc finger CCCH domain-containing protein 48-like isoform X1, whose amino-acid sequence is MVQLVHSAIVFCPFSMGAEAVHRRLGGGAAHSNIVCRFWMRGKCNRNPCRFMHRESLPPNVYRRTSKESNVLLEGQSMRRSSYGLGNSMAGSEAKTVQKSSNHDDKHLPRKRPNPSNSLASATGGGVSEYKSIEESSISCTSTDSGNMEEIGASSKCSDASEDKTVNKSSNKACDYWMSGSCIKGDGCQFLHSWFRGDWFSLLANLKGHTQAVCGVALPSGSDKLYSGSSDGTVHVWDCHTGQSTRVINLGDEIGSLISEGPWIFVGLPNVVKAWNIETAADYNLNGPVGQVYAMTVSSDTLFAGAQDGSILAWKGSTENPNPFEHATSLKGHTGAVICLTIGRDWLYSGSMDSTIRAWELDTLQCIHTLNGHVDAVMSLICWDEYLLSCSLDRTIKVWASTKEGNIEVIYTHEKEHGAIALFGMHDVEDKPVLFCSCNDNSIYLYDLPSFNERGRIFSKGEVKTIETGPGGLFFTGDGTGLLNVWKLAESHGRVLQVA